The following proteins come from a genomic window of uncultured Fibrobacter sp.:
- a CDS encoding HigA family addiction module antitoxin yields MSKHIETPTIGEILNEEFFTPMGLSAYKVAQAINVPVSRIQDILHDRRRITVDTSLRLAKFFGVSDDYFISLQDDIDIRNLKIEIAEELENIKTFVPV; encoded by the coding sequence ATGAGCAAGCATATTGAAACGCCTACTATCGGAGAAATCCTGAACGAAGAGTTTTTTACGCCTATGGGTTTATCTGCCTACAAGGTCGCTCAGGCAATCAATGTTCCTGTTTCAAGAATCCAGGACATTCTTCACGACCGCAGACGAATTACGGTTGACACATCCTTGAGGCTCGCCAAGTTCTTTGGTGTTTCCGACGATTACTTCATCTCTTTGCAAGATGACATCGATATTCGCAATTTGAAAATTGAAATCGCCGAGGAACTCGAGAATATCAAGACCTTTGTGCCGGTGTAA
- a CDS encoding metallophosphoesterase family protein, with amino-acid sequence MLYGICSDIHSNAVAFEAVLASMKDNGVERRVCLGDLVGYGADPDESVRLARENMDICIIGNHDSVAIKHESSAGFNPYAKQAIEWTQNHLSDDSISYLRSLPYVCEENDICFVHASPLSPADWVYVTELEDALDAFEHFKGRYCFVGHTHSPVIVASRPNAIPKILDEYEYRIEDTERLLVNVGSVGQPRDRDPRSCWCLLDTETMCVRLIRVDYDVFETQERMKKAGMPSFLIDRLSVGR; translated from the coding sequence ATGCTATACGGTATTTGTTCTGATATCCATTCTAACGCGGTGGCTTTCGAGGCGGTTCTTGCCTCCATGAAGGACAACGGGGTAGAACGGAGGGTTTGTCTGGGTGATTTAGTGGGTTATGGTGCGGATCCTGACGAAAGCGTTCGTCTGGCTCGCGAAAATATGGACATTTGTATTATCGGTAACCACGACAGTGTGGCGATCAAGCACGAGTCCAGCGCCGGGTTCAACCCCTATGCCAAGCAGGCCATCGAATGGACGCAGAACCACTTGTCGGACGATTCGATTTCGTACCTGCGTTCGCTGCCGTATGTTTGCGAAGAAAACGACATTTGCTTTGTGCATGCCTCTCCGCTTTCGCCCGCGGACTGGGTGTACGTGACCGAGCTTGAAGATGCCCTCGACGCCTTTGAACATTTCAAGGGCCGCTACTGCTTTGTGGGCCATACACACAGCCCGGTGATTGTGGCGAGCCGCCCGAATGCAATCCCCAAGATTCTGGACGAATACGAATACAGGATTGAGGACACGGAACGCCTGTTGGTGAACGTGGGGAGCGTGGGCCAGCCGCGTGATCGCGATCCGCGCTCTTGCTGGTGTCTGCTGGATACCGAGACCATGTGTGTGCGTTTGATTCGTGTCGATTACGATGTGTTCGAAACGCAGGAACGCATGAAAAAGGCCGGCATGCCGAGTTTCTTGATTGACCGTCTGAGTGTAGGCCGCTAG
- a CDS encoding 23S rRNA (pseudouridine(1915)-N(3))-methyltransferase RlmH has product MKWVLAVFGKAGSPFIADEVDKYVKRLRGGMFPLEVVELKESKIDDRMQALAQEATLFDKKFPKSEYKRVILSEEGKLMDTVKLSDTLRDRFPGNIVFLIGSAYGIDENLKKTADLLLSLSPLTFTHDHARVLFAEQLYRVQMVMQNHPYHHR; this is encoded by the coding sequence ATGAAATGGGTCTTGGCTGTTTTTGGTAAGGCAGGTTCGCCGTTCATTGCCGACGAGGTCGACAAGTATGTCAAGCGTTTACGTGGGGGAATGTTCCCGCTCGAAGTCGTGGAACTCAAAGAGTCCAAGATAGACGACCGCATGCAGGCATTGGCACAAGAAGCGACACTTTTTGACAAGAAATTCCCGAAGTCCGAATACAAGCGCGTCATTTTGTCCGAAGAGGGCAAGCTGATGGATACGGTCAAGCTTTCGGATACGCTCCGGGACCGTTTTCCGGGAAATATCGTGTTCTTGATCGGGTCGGCGTACGGCATCGACGAGAACCTGAAAAAGACTGCCGACTTGCTCCTTTCGCTTTCGCCGTTGACGTTTACCCACGACCATGCGCGTGTGCTTTTCGCCGAACAGCTTTACCGCGTTCAGATGGTGATGCAAAACCACCCCTATCATCATAGATGA
- a CDS encoding peptide chain release factor 3 has translation MNAEIEKRRTFAIVSHPDAGKTTITEKFLWYGNVIREAGHVRAKANRSYTVSDWMKIEQQRGISVSSSVLNFPFEGCMFNLVDTPGHQDFCEDTYRALTAVDAALVLIDSVNGVEKQTIKLMDVCRMRHTPIITFINKMDLDGRHVLDLLDEIESILKIKVAPFTLPIGVGKLFKGVYSIAENTFHTFNKEEGHQEIIQMEGPDDPRLVEMCGENWVAQFKEEYEMVTGAMDPFDHEKFLKGEMCPVFFGSAVNNFGVRQLLNAFAKLAPPPMVRETDKRPVSPDENDFSAFVFKIQANMDPKHRDRTAFLRICSGSFTRGEKVYHVRTGREIRLAAPTAFLAKDKEVIDHAWAGDIVGINDPGLFRIGDTLTDGEKINFTGIPDFAPEHFARVTLLNPLKSKQMAKGLAELSEEGATQLYEPLKSAIPVIGVVGELQFDVLKFRLQSEYGADVSLDRVPAHGIRWVSGPEKDVAKFAEEYAMDCMMDKERNLVCLFPNEYRLNLAIKNYENLTFAATSQG, from the coding sequence ATGAACGCAGAAATCGAAAAACGCCGCACTTTTGCTATTGTCAGCCACCCTGACGCGGGTAAGACCACCATCACCGAAAAGTTCCTGTGGTACGGAAACGTGATTCGCGAAGCGGGCCACGTGCGCGCCAAGGCAAACCGCAGCTACACGGTGAGTGACTGGATGAAGATCGAGCAGCAACGCGGTATTTCTGTTTCGAGTTCCGTGCTGAATTTCCCGTTCGAAGGTTGCATGTTCAACCTGGTCGATACCCCGGGGCACCAGGACTTCTGTGAAGATACTTACCGCGCCCTGACCGCCGTGGATGCGGCCCTCGTGCTTATCGACAGCGTGAACGGCGTGGAAAAGCAGACCATCAAGCTCATGGACGTGTGCCGCATGCGCCATACGCCGATCATCACGTTCATCAACAAGATGGACTTGGATGGCCGCCACGTGCTTGACCTGCTCGACGAAATTGAAAGCATCTTGAAAATCAAGGTCGCCCCCTTTACGCTCCCCATTGGCGTGGGTAAGCTTTTCAAGGGTGTGTATTCCATCGCTGAAAACACCTTCCACACCTTCAATAAAGAAGAAGGCCATCAGGAAATCATCCAGATGGAAGGCCCGGATGATCCGCGCCTTGTAGAAATGTGCGGCGAAAACTGGGTCGCCCAGTTCAAGGAAGAATACGAGATGGTGACCGGTGCCATGGACCCGTTCGACCACGAAAAGTTCCTGAAGGGCGAAATGTGCCCCGTGTTCTTCGGTTCTGCGGTGAATAACTTCGGCGTGCGTCAGCTGTTGAACGCTTTTGCAAAGCTTGCGCCGCCTCCGATGGTGCGCGAAACCGACAAGCGCCCGGTGAGCCCCGACGAAAACGACTTTAGCGCGTTTGTGTTCAAGATTCAAGCGAACATGGACCCCAAGCACCGTGACCGCACGGCATTCCTGCGCATTTGCTCGGGCAGCTTTACCCGTGGCGAAAAGGTTTACCACGTGCGCACAGGCCGTGAAATTCGTTTGGCTGCTCCGACGGCATTCCTCGCGAAAGACAAGGAAGTTATCGACCACGCCTGGGCGGGCGATATCGTGGGTATCAATGACCCGGGACTTTTCCGCATCGGCGATACCTTGACCGACGGCGAAAAAATCAACTTCACCGGCATTCCGGACTTTGCTCCGGAACACTTTGCCCGCGTAACGCTCCTGAACCCGCTTAAGAGCAAGCAGATGGCGAAGGGCCTTGCTGAACTTTCCGAAGAAGGTGCGACTCAGTTGTACGAACCGCTCAAATCCGCTATTCCTGTGATTGGTGTGGTGGGCGAGTTGCAGTTCGACGTGCTCAAGTTCCGCCTGCAGAGTGAATACGGCGCCGACGTGTCGCTGGACCGCGTGCCCGCTCACGGAATCCGCTGGGTTTCTGGCCCCGAAAAGGATGTCGCCAAGTTCGCCGAAGAATACGCGATGGACTGCATGATGGATAAGGAACGCAACCTGGTTTGCCTGTTCCCGAACGAATACCGTCTGAACCTCGCCATCAAGAACTACGAAAACCTGACCTTCGCCGCCACCTCGCAAGGGTAA
- a CDS encoding fibrobacter succinogenes major paralogous domain-containing protein: MALKNFMSPWSYAVAIGSMFLFAACGDDSSSTKVAEPVDDPSSSSIAVETPDGEESSSSVIQSDNEGSSSNIDSLNSSSSISEESSSSKVPEPAEGATSSSSVEQNCSAILKGKSGWSWDVPKECRFNPDITYGTMTDSRDGQTYKIIKIGNQTWMAENLNYADSTNTPSLLERSWCYNKKPENCAVGGRLYTWAAAIDSVKLATDADNPQDCGYGKTCTLPTIVQGICPDGWHLPTQAEWETLFTEVGGQSMASDILKSLTGWYSNGSGTDDVGFSAIPAGFRYNNGRFIDSQYAYFWCASEYDSLQAHDMDLDYFYKSPKLFSFEKNYAFSVRCLKDDP, encoded by the coding sequence ATGGCTTTGAAAAATTTTATGTCACCCTGGAGCTACGCTGTGGCGATAGGGTCCATGTTCCTTTTCGCAGCCTGCGGTGATGACAGCAGTTCCACTAAGGTTGCTGAGCCTGTCGATGATCCGTCAAGTTCGTCAATTGCGGTCGAGACTCCTGATGGAGAGGAATCTTCTTCCTCTGTCATCCAGAGCGATAATGAAGGGTCCAGCAGTAACATTGACTCGTTGAATTCATCCTCCAGCATTAGCGAAGAATCCAGCAGTTCCAAGGTCCCTGAGCCTGCCGAGGGGGCCACTAGCAGCTCGTCAGTTGAACAGAACTGCTCGGCAATTTTAAAGGGAAAGTCTGGCTGGAGTTGGGATGTTCCTAAAGAATGTCGATTTAACCCGGATATTACCTATGGCACGATGACTGACTCTCGTGACGGTCAAACCTACAAAATCATAAAGATTGGCAATCAGACATGGATGGCAGAAAATCTGAACTATGCTGATAGTACGAACACTCCGAGCTTGTTGGAACGCAGTTGGTGTTATAACAAGAAGCCCGAAAACTGTGCCGTGGGAGGACGCCTTTACACTTGGGCGGCAGCCATTGACTCGGTAAAACTTGCTACCGATGCCGATAATCCCCAGGATTGCGGTTACGGCAAGACATGCACGCTTCCGACAATAGTTCAGGGCATTTGCCCCGATGGCTGGCATCTGCCGACACAAGCAGAATGGGAAACTTTGTTTACTGAGGTGGGCGGACAATCGATGGCTAGCGATATTTTGAAATCGCTAACAGGTTGGTATTCTAATGGCAGCGGTACGGATGATGTGGGCTTTTCTGCAATCCCTGCTGGCTTCAGATACAATAATGGTCGCTTCATTGATAGTCAGTATGCCTATTTCTGGTGTGCCTCTGAGTATGATAGCCTCCAAGCCCACGACATGGACTTGGATTACTTTTACAAGAGTCCGAAACTGTTCAGTTTTGAAAAAAATTACGCCTTTTCAGTTCGTTGTCTAAAGGACGACCCATAG
- a CDS encoding thioredoxin domain-containing protein, producing MKRLPIVALAVCFAGLVACNQASAGGSFNQQARLDNLEKDFKQVKEEFEIIKYALDKRGISLEQARAEMEADNKVWDIPDEDSPVFGNTKNPKLTIVEFTEFQCPYCSRIAPVMKELNEKYPDKIKFVYKHFPLSFHSNARAAAASSIAAHKQGKFWEYRYALAPHSRELGDSIYVEVAKQIGLNVEQFKKDMVLDSAMNARIDKDFQLGTEVGVQGTPNFYINGKRQDRFSPELVEKLLKEAK from the coding sequence ATGAAACGTCTCCCCATTGTTGCTCTCGCAGTATGTTTCGCTGGTCTCGTTGCCTGCAATCAGGCTTCCGCCGGCGGTTCGTTCAACCAGCAGGCCAGGCTTGATAACCTTGAAAAGGATTTCAAGCAGGTCAAGGAAGAATTTGAAATCATCAAGTATGCCCTCGACAAGCGCGGCATCTCCTTGGAACAGGCCCGCGCCGAAATGGAAGCGGACAACAAGGTCTGGGACATTCCCGACGAAGACAGCCCGGTCTTTGGCAACACCAAGAACCCGAAGCTCACGATTGTTGAATTTACCGAATTCCAGTGCCCGTACTGCTCCCGCATCGCTCCGGTCATGAAGGAACTCAACGAAAAGTATCCGGACAAGATCAAGTTCGTGTACAAGCACTTCCCGCTCAGTTTCCACTCCAACGCTCGCGCTGCCGCTGCCTCTTCTATCGCTGCACACAAGCAGGGCAAGTTCTGGGAATACCGCTACGCTCTCGCTCCGCATAGCCGCGAACTCGGCGACTCCATCTATGTGGAAGTTGCAAAGCAGATCGGTTTGAACGTGGAACAGTTCAAGAAGGACATGGTGCTTGACTCTGCCATGAACGCCCGTATCGACAAGGACTTCCAGCTCGGTACCGAAGTCGGCGTGCAGGGTACTCCGAACTTCTACATCAACGGCAAGCGTCAGGACCGTTTCAGCCCCGAACTGGTTGAAAAGCTCCTCAAGGAAGCCAAGTAA
- a CDS encoding carbohydrate binding domain-containing protein, translating to MMKRTLTAATVALLGFGVTATMAQPKAPRVVPYKFFDEQYRPGGFDYAYGGKSKGITITKDGGYKSKAALNIKLDPSEYSGASVCLYNETFDLNKFMLDSKLEFMIKGKKGGEAVKVGLLDEEVSDGKKTQVVLPMNKYIQGGAVTTDWKKVSIPLVDFPDRGLYWDNTRKSEFPARIDWDKIAEIRFSIDKSGASDFEIWVDNIEIVKGNKKAAPKKKVVYWDENNDVIDGPKNPEKLDGKAKPVKNGTFYDNQLKGFSYSYGGLSAQREADSKTQGNPNVLALYIDNNDWSGVTYSLGEGKYIDLSKVRNKGGLYFWIKGKLGGEKVYVGILDNQGNDIKSQTKISLNDWIEGSKVSKDWKLVKIPLKKFGDKGKAWDANKQAEVAKDVQWNKIQEVRFSVGKGENQGEPGKPAPVTIFVDQITFTENIDWVDPDIKWDNWKSKAPDVVISDFEGKFGKDKWEPSFGPKSKAEIEMPYKTSKLDGNSLYIKHFEMSDWVDFVLDFTKNGAAHDAKQRDWTNHWGIMFDVYSERAWQSITVQIGDAGNELFVSNTGVPRGRTTVIVPFRTFSKFPYYQPPNAKENGVFDLKNVVSLDFKPGGEGSNGSFEIDNIKLTNQKEVKAAARPALVKVEVKGTGDVINPNISGGLFGINAALWDGDMLDNPKFKVQTAEYAKRINHGIIRYPGGLRADDDHWKEILDNHDWMVDTDEFLAWLKKTGSNAMFTVNFGSGTEQEAAAWVKHTNIDKKAGIVYWEIGNEVYGNWHPYYEKYGKDGGTIYGKRARKFIEAMKKVDPTIKVAVLGVLDGQWNDNVLKETGDIADGLIVHHYPQHFGEENDFALLSAPQDLVPIYSRLHKVVDKWTSHFKKDKKIELWLTEWNSVDFNPGPQTISLENGLFVADYLAMLATENVDNAQYWDIHNDITPEGGDYGYLTRSAEECMNCPRPSYWAFQMASDALRGKLLKTEISGDKESLITTYYTENGKKKSLLVINKSPYSDYELKLNIPGFKGKATVQTLDRSTEKLKEGWANDPSKKAKKGVDISKPIKVGKRTVTLITVE from the coding sequence ATGATGAAGCGTACATTGACTGCCGCTACCGTCGCCCTCCTCGGCTTCGGCGTAACGGCTACAATGGCTCAGCCGAAAGCACCGCGTGTAGTTCCTTACAAGTTCTTCGACGAACAGTATCGTCCGGGGGGCTTTGACTACGCATACGGCGGTAAGAGCAAAGGTATCACCATCACTAAAGACGGCGGCTACAAGTCTAAGGCTGCCTTGAACATCAAGCTTGACCCGAGCGAATATTCGGGTGCATCTGTTTGCTTGTACAACGAAACCTTCGACCTCAACAAGTTCATGCTCGACTCCAAGCTCGAATTCATGATCAAGGGTAAGAAGGGTGGCGAAGCCGTTAAGGTCGGCCTTTTGGATGAAGAAGTTTCTGACGGCAAGAAGACCCAGGTCGTTCTCCCGATGAACAAGTACATCCAGGGCGGTGCCGTGACGACGGATTGGAAGAAGGTTTCCATTCCTCTCGTGGACTTCCCGGACCGTGGTCTCTACTGGGACAACACCCGTAAGTCTGAATTCCCGGCTCGCATCGACTGGGACAAGATTGCTGAAATCCGCTTCTCTATCGACAAGAGCGGCGCATCTGATTTCGAAATCTGGGTCGACAACATCGAAATCGTGAAGGGCAACAAGAAGGCCGCTCCGAAGAAGAAGGTTGTCTACTGGGATGAAAACAACGACGTCATTGACGGCCCGAAGAACCCCGAAAAGCTCGACGGCAAGGCTAAGCCTGTCAAGAACGGTACGTTCTACGATAACCAGCTCAAGGGCTTCAGCTACAGCTACGGTGGTCTCTCTGCCCAGCGCGAAGCTGACTCCAAGACTCAGGGCAACCCGAACGTGCTCGCCCTGTACATCGATAACAACGACTGGTCTGGCGTGACCTACTCTCTTGGCGAAGGCAAGTACATTGACCTCTCCAAGGTTCGCAACAAGGGTGGTCTCTACTTCTGGATCAAGGGTAAGCTCGGTGGCGAAAAGGTCTACGTGGGTATCCTCGACAACCAGGGTAACGACATCAAGAGCCAGACCAAGATCAGCCTGAACGACTGGATCGAAGGCTCCAAGGTCAGCAAGGACTGGAAGCTCGTCAAGATTCCTCTGAAGAAGTTCGGCGACAAGGGTAAGGCTTGGGACGCTAACAAGCAGGCCGAAGTTGCTAAGGACGTGCAGTGGAACAAGATTCAGGAAGTCCGCTTCTCTGTGGGCAAGGGTGAAAACCAGGGTGAACCGGGCAAGCCGGCTCCTGTGACCATCTTCGTCGACCAGATTACCTTCACCGAAAATATCGACTGGGTTGACCCGGATATCAAGTGGGATAACTGGAAATCCAAGGCTCCGGATGTCGTGATTTCTGACTTCGAAGGCAAGTTTGGCAAGGACAAGTGGGAACCGTCTTTCGGTCCGAAGTCCAAGGCCGAAATCGAAATGCCGTACAAGACCTCCAAGCTCGACGGCAACAGCCTCTACATCAAGCACTTCGAAATGTCCGACTGGGTGGACTTCGTTCTTGACTTTACCAAGAATGGTGCCGCTCACGACGCTAAGCAGCGCGACTGGACGAACCACTGGGGTATCATGTTCGACGTTTACTCCGAACGTGCATGGCAGTCCATTACGGTTCAGATCGGTGACGCTGGCAACGAACTCTTCGTTTCCAACACCGGTGTACCTCGCGGTCGCACCACGGTGATCGTGCCGTTCCGCACGTTCTCCAAGTTCCCGTACTACCAGCCGCCTAACGCTAAGGAAAACGGCGTATTCGACCTCAAGAACGTCGTTTCTCTCGACTTCAAACCGGGTGGAGAAGGTTCTAACGGTAGCTTCGAAATCGACAACATTAAGCTCACCAACCAGAAGGAAGTCAAGGCTGCTGCTCGCCCGGCTCTCGTGAAGGTTGAAGTTAAGGGTACCGGCGACGTGATCAACCCGAACATCTCGGGCGGCCTCTTCGGTATCAACGCAGCACTTTGGGATGGCGACATGCTCGACAATCCGAAGTTCAAGGTTCAGACTGCTGAATACGCCAAGCGCATCAACCACGGCATCATCCGTTATCCGGGTGGTCTCCGTGCCGATGACGACCACTGGAAGGAAATCCTCGACAACCACGACTGGATGGTCGATACCGACGAATTCCTCGCCTGGTTGAAGAAGACCGGTTCTAACGCCATGTTCACCGTGAACTTCGGTTCCGGTACCGAACAGGAAGCCGCTGCTTGGGTGAAGCACACCAACATCGACAAGAAGGCCGGCATCGTTTACTGGGAAATCGGTAACGAAGTCTATGGTAACTGGCACCCGTACTATGAAAAGTATGGTAAGGACGGCGGTACCATTTATGGTAAGCGCGCCCGTAAGTTCATCGAAGCCATGAAGAAGGTTGACCCGACCATTAAGGTCGCAGTCCTCGGCGTGCTCGATGGCCAGTGGAACGACAACGTGCTCAAGGAAACCGGCGACATTGCCGACGGTCTCATTGTTCACCACTATCCGCAGCACTTCGGTGAAGAAAACGACTTCGCCCTCCTCTCTGCTCCGCAGGACCTCGTTCCTATCTACAGCCGTCTCCATAAGGTTGTAGACAAGTGGACCAGCCACTTCAAGAAGGACAAGAAGATCGAACTCTGGCTCACCGAATGGAACTCCGTGGACTTCAACCCGGGTCCGCAGACCATCTCTCTCGAAAACGGTCTGTTCGTTGCTGACTACCTCGCTATGCTCGCCACTGAAAATGTGGACAACGCACAGTACTGGGATATCCACAACGATATCACTCCGGAAGGCGGTGACTACGGTTACCTGACCCGTTCTGCAGAAGAATGCATGAACTGCCCGCGTCCGAGCTACTGGGCATTCCAGATGGCTTCTGACGCTCTCCGCGGCAAGCTCCTCAAGACCGAAATCTCCGGTGACAAGGAATCGCTCATCACGACCTACTACACCGAAAACGGCAAGAAGAAGAGCCTCCTCGTGATCAACAAGAGCCCGTACAGCGACTACGAACTCAAGTTGAACATCCCGGGCTTCAAGGGCAAGGCCACTGTCCAGACTCTCGACCGCAGCACCGAAAAGCTGAAGGAAGGCTGGGCAAACGATCCGTCCAAGAAGGCCAAGAAGGGTGTTGACATTAGCAAGCCGATCAAGGTCGGCAAGCGCACCGTCACCCTCATCACGGTGGAATAA
- the glgB gene encoding 1,4-alpha-glucan branching protein GlgB, translating to MEWNDFTSLTSEDMRAIWDFNTKDPFSILGLHPLNTDRGVKTVIRAYQPQASFIRGESCDGEFEFDFMKLGNTGFFEAILDKEYEPFFYNLIIKQDDGNEYTLTDPYAFLPVLSDFDRHLISSGTHYELYRKLGANLVEHQGFKGVHFAVWAPNAHAVSVVGSFNSWDGRRHQMRMLGSTGIWEIFIPNIGEGELYRYEIHGADGNLHVKVDPLAKLSEVRPATASITTHLDGYEWGDDLYMSTHWATKVFGSPMNIYEVHAGSWRRDPANPDRFLNWDELAETLIPYLKEMGYTHVEFLPLAEHPLDESWGYQVTGYYSPTSRYGTPDQFRHFVDLCHQNEIGVIVDWVPAHFPKDAHALGRFDGTACYEHADPRQGEHPHWGTYIFNLGRNEVKNFLIANAMYWLKEFHCDGLRVDAVASMLYLDYGKGPGQWVPNKDGGNINYDTLEFLKHLNSIMGRLTPHAILIAEESTSFPSITRPPEQGGLGFHYKWNMGWMNDFLSYIQHEPIHRKYHHNQLTFSMVYAYSENFIQVFSHDEVVHGKGSMLGKMPGDNWQKFANLRLTYAFQYAHPGKKLNFMGNDFGQFREWNEKRSLDWHLISWDSHGKLLQMMKVLNHLYKENAPFWEIDHYYTGFEWIWCDDADNSIVSFVRKDDHGNQILCVFNFTPVVRNDYRLGAPTRGKWKEIFNTDASMFGGSNVGNFGEVWTQDIPWQNRQWSLNIQLPPLAAVYFRLER from the coding sequence ATGGAATGGAATGACTTCACGAGCTTGACTTCGGAAGACATGCGTGCCATTTGGGATTTTAATACAAAGGATCCTTTTTCCATCTTGGGTTTGCATCCGCTGAATACGGACCGCGGCGTGAAGACGGTGATTCGCGCTTACCAGCCGCAGGCAAGTTTTATTCGTGGTGAATCTTGCGACGGCGAGTTCGAGTTCGACTTCATGAAGCTTGGCAACACAGGATTTTTCGAAGCCATTCTCGACAAGGAATACGAACCGTTCTTCTATAACTTGATTATTAAGCAGGATGACGGCAACGAATACACGCTGACCGACCCGTATGCATTCCTCCCCGTACTTAGCGACTTTGACCGCCACTTGATTTCGAGCGGCACGCACTACGAGCTTTATCGCAAGCTGGGCGCAAACCTTGTTGAACACCAGGGCTTTAAGGGCGTACACTTTGCCGTCTGGGCTCCGAACGCCCACGCCGTTTCCGTGGTCGGTAGCTTTAACAGCTGGGACGGTCGCCGCCACCAAATGCGCATGCTCGGCTCCACCGGCATTTGGGAAATCTTTATTCCGAACATTGGCGAAGGCGAACTCTACCGCTATGAAATTCACGGTGCCGACGGCAACCTGCACGTGAAGGTGGACCCACTTGCAAAGCTCAGCGAAGTCCGCCCGGCAACCGCCTCCATCACCACGCACCTCGACGGCTACGAATGGGGCGACGACCTGTACATGTCCACGCATTGGGCCACCAAGGTCTTCGGTTCGCCGATGAACATTTACGAAGTCCACGCCGGCTCCTGGCGTCGCGACCCCGCTAATCCGGATCGATTCTTGAACTGGGACGAACTTGCAGAAACCCTGATTCCGTACCTCAAGGAAATGGGCTACACCCACGTGGAATTCTTGCCGCTTGCCGAACACCCGCTCGATGAATCTTGGGGCTACCAGGTGACCGGATACTACTCCCCCACGAGCCGCTACGGCACGCCAGACCAGTTCCGCCACTTTGTGGACCTTTGCCACCAGAACGAAATCGGCGTGATTGTGGACTGGGTTCCGGCACACTTCCCGAAGGATGCCCACGCCCTCGGACGTTTCGACGGCACCGCCTGTTACGAACACGCCGACCCGCGCCAGGGCGAACACCCGCACTGGGGCACCTACATCTTTAACCTGGGCCGCAACGAAGTCAAGAACTTCTTGATTGCAAACGCCATGTACTGGCTCAAGGAATTCCACTGCGACGGTCTCCGCGTCGACGCAGTGGCATCGATGCTTTACCTCGACTACGGCAAGGGACCCGGCCAGTGGGTGCCGAACAAGGACGGCGGTAACATCAACTATGACACGCTGGAATTCCTAAAGCACTTGAACAGCATCATGGGCCGCCTCACGCCCCATGCAATCTTGATTGCCGAAGAATCTACCAGCTTCCCCAGCATTACGCGTCCGCCTGAACAGGGCGGCCTCGGCTTCCACTACAAGTGGAACATGGGCTGGATGAACGACTTCTTGAGCTACATTCAGCACGAACCGATTCACCGTAAGTACCACCACAACCAGCTGACCTTCAGCATGGTGTACGCCTACAGCGAAAACTTCATCCAGGTGTTCAGCCACGACGAAGTGGTTCACGGAAAGGGTTCTATGCTTGGCAAGATGCCGGGAGACAACTGGCAGAAGTTTGCAAACCTCCGCCTCACCTACGCTTTCCAGTATGCGCACCCGGGCAAAAAACTCAACTTCATGGGCAACGATTTTGGCCAGTTCCGCGAATGGAACGAGAAGCGCTCCCTCGACTGGCACTTGATCAGCTGGGATAGCCACGGCAAGCTCCTGCAGATGATGAAGGTTCTGAACCACCTGTACAAGGAAAACGCCCCGTTCTGGGAAATCGACCACTACTACACAGGCTTTGAATGGATCTGGTGCGACGATGCCGACAATTCCATCGTAAGTTTCGTGCGTAAGGACGATCACGGGAACCAAATCCTCTGCGTATTCAACTTCACGCCGGTGGTCCGCAACGACTACCGCCTCGGCGCTCCGACTCGCGGCAAGTGGAAGGAAATCTTCAACACTGACGCTAGCATGTTCGGCGGCTCCAATGTGGGCAACTTCGGCGAAGTCTGGACGCAGGACATCCCGTGGCAGAACAGGCAGTGGAGCCTCAACATTCAACTCCCGCCGCTTGCAGCTGTGTACTTCCGCCTGGAACGATAA